The following are encoded together in the Acidicapsa ligni genome:
- the infB gene encoding translation initiation factor IF-2 — protein sequence MSKVRINDLARELEVKSKQILDALAAMNLADGKTHSSSIEAGEAERVRGYFERGSRSGGSGASSSSRNDENKPKIDLSNISKPGDVLKAILARKQEAEHQAQYGHRPPPAAVVVKPPATSTASPSATPPAATVVPAPRVVTPASVAAARPEPRRIVPQPRQAPPIIQPPVVVTPAISTRPPSGPVIARPATSAQAGTTVVRPAVAVAPPPAAVVVKAPVAPASTPAPVATAATATVVVAPPPAKVITPEPEVKTAPVVAEPAQPVVAASATPSTPVVPSPAVTASTAEPVAASTPVAAASVTAAPVVAESAAPVVVAPTPEPVAEVAVVTPPAPPAPPAAPAVPVRKVVMPQTGPRPVYKAPPPPPPSAAPAAGAAGANAAGIQRGRPIFDRRPQSGPSSGPGGYQQRPQGGGFAPGGFQNQGAPGQFPGGPRPKHPTRPGFAGSAGPGGPGARPGFGARPGFGAPRPGGFGGAPGSAPPPGEAPRAPRPSGPPRGRGRQQYPKTKEGPMKGFTPPPRFGGAYMGNEPPPITREITVTEGISVKDLAEKLEIRAKDLVGTLLMRGVFVTVNQSLDAEMVKDVAARFGAGATVISYEDEIANQAIEEILESDNIDELEVSRSPVVTVMGHVDHGKTSLLDAIRETDVASGEAGGITQHIGAYKVKFTKEGSPASGREIVFLDTPGHEAFTRMRARGAKVTDLVVIVVAADDGPMPQTIEAIDHAKAAGVPIIVAINKIDRPEADAEKVQKQLADRGLVPEEWGGDTVYVKVSAKKKIGLDQLLEMICLVSDVQSLKSTPGRKAVGTVLEAKLDRGRGAVATVLVQNGTLRVNESFIVGNTFGKVRAMFDDRGRAITEAGPSTPIEVLGLEGMPDSGDTFLVVADRDKAKGIAQYRKMKERESQLAKSSRVSLEGLAEQIRTAGVKDLPLIIKGDVTGSVEVIADSLVRMSTEKVRIKVIHSGVGAITESDILLASASNAIIIGFNVRPERKSAELATQENVEIRLHSIIYELQDEIRKAMLGLLDPTFKENFLGRAEIINVMRIPKVGTIAGCRVTDGVLRRDAEVKIMRGGEQIHKGKIGSLRRFKDDVKEVTNGMECGVGIANFSDLKEGDVIEAFTTERMANDLGALATTVAAAAKEAKEAAAANAAKEQLAAK from the coding sequence ATGAGTAAGGTTCGAATTAACGATCTGGCGCGGGAACTGGAAGTAAAGAGCAAGCAGATTCTCGATGCTCTCGCGGCTATGAATTTGGCGGATGGCAAGACTCACTCCAGCTCCATCGAGGCGGGTGAGGCAGAGCGCGTTCGCGGATATTTTGAGCGTGGATCGCGATCGGGTGGTTCCGGCGCGTCTTCGAGCTCGCGGAACGACGAGAACAAGCCCAAAATCGATCTTTCCAATATCTCCAAGCCTGGGGATGTGTTGAAGGCGATTCTGGCGCGGAAGCAGGAAGCGGAGCACCAGGCGCAGTATGGCCATCGGCCTCCTCCGGCTGCGGTAGTGGTGAAGCCACCCGCGACTTCTACTGCGTCTCCTTCTGCTACGCCTCCGGCAGCGACCGTGGTCCCTGCGCCTCGTGTTGTGACTCCGGCGTCGGTTGCAGCGGCACGACCAGAGCCGCGCAGGATTGTGCCTCAGCCACGCCAGGCGCCTCCGATTATCCAACCGCCGGTTGTTGTAACTCCAGCGATTTCGACGCGTCCGCCATCGGGCCCGGTGATTGCTCGTCCTGCGACAAGCGCGCAGGCTGGAACGACGGTAGTACGTCCGGCAGTTGCTGTTGCGCCTCCTCCGGCAGCGGTGGTGGTCAAAGCTCCGGTTGCGCCTGCTTCGACGCCAGCACCGGTGGCTACGGCTGCTACAGCTACGGTTGTGGTTGCTCCTCCGCCTGCGAAGGTGATCACGCCGGAGCCTGAGGTGAAGACTGCGCCTGTGGTTGCAGAGCCTGCGCAGCCTGTAGTTGCGGCTTCCGCTACTCCATCTACTCCCGTTGTGCCCTCTCCTGCGGTCACTGCGTCGACGGCTGAGCCGGTGGCGGCATCCACACCTGTTGCTGCGGCATCTGTTACTGCGGCACCGGTTGTTGCCGAGTCTGCTGCTCCTGTAGTCGTTGCTCCGACGCCTGAGCCGGTTGCGGAAGTTGCTGTTGTCACACCTCCCGCGCCTCCTGCACCTCCCGCGGCGCCTGCAGTCCCTGTTCGCAAAGTGGTTATGCCGCAGACCGGACCTCGTCCGGTGTACAAGGCTCCGCCACCGCCGCCACCTTCGGCTGCACCAGCCGCTGGCGCTGCCGGTGCGAACGCTGCTGGAATTCAGCGTGGCAGACCAATCTTCGATCGTCGGCCTCAGAGTGGACCGAGCAGTGGCCCGGGTGGATATCAGCAGCGTCCACAGGGCGGCGGTTTTGCTCCTGGCGGCTTCCAGAATCAAGGGGCTCCGGGACAGTTCCCGGGTGGTCCTCGCCCCAAGCATCCAACGCGTCCTGGCTTTGCCGGTTCGGCTGGTCCTGGCGGTCCGGGTGCACGTCCTGGATTTGGTGCGCGCCCTGGATTTGGCGCTCCCCGTCCGGGTGGATTTGGCGGCGCTCCTGGCTCTGCACCACCTCCGGGTGAGGCACCACGCGCTCCGCGTCCTTCGGGACCGCCGCGTGGCCGTGGGCGTCAGCAATATCCGAAGACTAAAGAAGGCCCGATGAAGGGCTTTACGCCGCCGCCTCGTTTTGGTGGCGCGTACATGGGCAACGAGCCGCCACCGATCACGCGTGAAATCACCGTGACCGAGGGAATCAGCGTAAAGGATCTGGCTGAGAAGCTGGAGATTCGCGCCAAGGATCTCGTCGGCACGTTGCTGATGCGTGGTGTATTCGTTACGGTCAACCAGTCGCTCGATGCGGAGATGGTGAAGGATGTTGCGGCACGCTTTGGCGCTGGCGCAACCGTCATCAGCTACGAAGATGAAATTGCGAATCAGGCTATCGAAGAGATCCTGGAAAGCGACAACATCGATGAGCTGGAGGTTTCGCGTTCGCCTGTGGTTACCGTCATGGGCCATGTCGATCACGGTAAGACTTCATTGCTCGACGCGATTCGCGAGACGGATGTAGCTTCCGGTGAGGCTGGCGGCATTACGCAGCACATCGGTGCGTACAAGGTTAAGTTCACCAAGGAAGGCTCTCCGGCTTCTGGCCGAGAGATCGTCTTCCTCGATACTCCGGGTCACGAGGCGTTTACACGCATGCGTGCTCGCGGAGCCAAGGTGACGGATCTCGTCGTAATCGTGGTTGCTGCGGATGACGGTCCGATGCCTCAGACCATCGAAGCTATCGATCACGCCAAGGCTGCCGGTGTACCGATTATCGTGGCGATCAACAAGATTGACCGTCCTGAAGCCGATGCGGAAAAAGTACAGAAGCAGCTTGCCGATCGTGGACTTGTTCCGGAAGAGTGGGGCGGCGATACGGTGTATGTGAAGGTCTCGGCCAAGAAGAAGATTGGTTTGGATCAGCTTCTCGAAATGATCTGCCTGGTCTCCGACGTGCAGAGTCTCAAGTCCACGCCTGGCCGCAAGGCTGTGGGTACGGTGCTTGAGGCCAAGCTGGATCGTGGCCGTGGTGCCGTGGCGACTGTGCTTGTTCAGAACGGTACTCTGCGGGTCAATGAAAGCTTCATCGTCGGCAACACGTTTGGTAAGGTTCGCGCGATGTTTGACGATCGCGGACGGGCTATTACCGAGGCTGGTCCTTCGACTCCGATCGAGGTACTGGGCCTGGAAGGTATGCCGGATTCCGGCGATACGTTCCTGGTGGTTGCGGATCGCGACAAGGCCAAGGGCATTGCGCAGTACCGCAAGATGAAGGAGCGGGAATCGCAGCTTGCGAAGAGCAGCCGCGTTTCTCTGGAAGGCCTGGCCGAACAGATTCGTACGGCTGGCGTCAAGGATCTTCCGCTCATCATCAAGGGCGACGTTACGGGCTCGGTCGAGGTCATTGCCGACTCGCTGGTTCGCATGTCGACAGAGAAGGTTCGCATCAAGGTTATCCACTCCGGTGTGGGTGCGATTACCGAGAGCGATATCCTGCTGGCGTCGGCGTCGAATGCAATCATCATTGGCTTCAACGTGCGGCCTGAGCGTAAATCGGCTGAGCTGGCGACACAGGAGAATGTTGAAATTCGCCTGCACTCGATCATCTACGAATTGCAGGACGAGATTCGCAAGGCCATGCTTGGCTTGCTCGATCCGACCTTCAAGGAGAACTTCCTGGGACGCGCGGAAATCATCAATGTCATGCGCATTCCCAAAGTGGGCACGATTGCTGGTTGCCGCGTAACGGATGGTGTTCTTCGCCGGGATGCGGAAGTCAAGATCATGCGTGGTGGCGAGCAGATTCACAAGGGCAAGATTGGCTCGCTTCGCCGCTTCAAGGACGATGTGAAGGAAGTTACGAACGGCATGGAGTGCGGTGTCGGCATAGCGAACTTCAGCGACCTGAAAGAAGGCGATGTGATCGAGGCCTTTACCACCGAGCGGATGGCCAACGACTTGGGAGCACTGGCAACGACCGTTGCCGCTGCCGCCAAGGAAGCGAAGGAAGCCGCAGCCGCCAATGCAGCCAAGGAGCAGTTGGCAGCCAAGTAA